GATCTCGTGGTGGTCTCGGCATCGTGGGTCGTCCCCCGCGCAAGCCGGTGGTGGCGGCCGTCGACGGCCACGTGCTCGGAGGTGGCTTTGAGATTGCCCTCGCCTGCGACCTGATCGTGTCCGGTTCCGAGGCACGCTTCGCCCTGCCCGAAGTCAAGCGCGGACTCATCGCCGCAGGTGGAGGTGCTATCAGACTCTCCCAGCGGCTGCCCCACCATGTCGCGATGGAAATGTTGCTTATCGGCGAACCGCTTGCCGCGAGCCGCGCACTCGAACTCGGTCTGGTGAACCGGCTGGTGCCCTCAGACCAGGTGCGCAGCATGGCGCTCGAACTGGCTCACGCCATTGCGGGGAACGCGCCCCTAGCGGTAGCCGCGACGAAGCAGATCGTTGCGAAGTCCCGCACCCTCGAGTTTGACGAGGCCTACCGCCGACAGGAAGAAATAGCGGCGCCGGTCCGAGCGTCGAATGACGCGCAAGAGGGCGCGCGCGCCTTCGCAGAGAAGCGACCACCTGTTTGGAGGGGGCGGTGAGCGGCACCGCGACCGGCGGTGCCACCAGCGGTGTCCTGCGGCCCGCCGCATTCGAGGAAGCCATCGAGCGCACCCACGCACTTCGACTGGAGGTCCGCGCCTTCCTCGCTGAGGAGTTGGCGGCAGGACGCTACGCGCCGAGAGCGGATGCCTGGTTGGCTGGATGGGACGAGTCCTTCAGTCGACGACTCGGCGAGCGCGGCTGGCTAGGCATGACCCTTCCGGTCGAGTACGGCGGCCACGGGCGAAGCGCGATTGAGCGGTTCGCCGTGACCGAGGAACTGTTGGCAGCGAGCGCACCGGTCGCCGCCCACTGGATTGCCGATCGTCAGACCGCCCCATCGATCCTGCGCTACGGCAACGAGGAACTCAGACACGCCTACCTGCCCGGCATTGCCCGTGGCGAAATCTACTTCGGTATCGGCATGAGCGAACCCGACTCCGGTTCGGACCTTGCATCCGTGCGGACTCGCGGGACGCAGGTCGAGGGTGGCTGGATGTTGAGCGGCACCAAAGTCTGGACCAGCGGGGCGCACCATGCAAATGCGTTCATCGTGCTCGCCCGCACCAGTCCACTCGACCCGAAGCATCGCCACGCCGGGCTTTCTCAGTTCATCGTGGACCTCACGTCCACGGGCGTCACCATCAATCCGATCAACTTGATCAGCGGCGAGCATCACTTCAACGAAGTGGTGCTCGCCGATGTCTTCGTGCCCGACAGCCGGGTGCTCGGCCAGATCGGCGACGGGTGGCGGCAGGTCACCTCCGAATTGGCTTACGAACGCAGCGGCCCGGAGCGGCTCCTTTCGACGTACCCCTTGCTGATGCTGCTGACCGACTCGGTTGCGCGACGCGACGACGGCCGCGGTCGCATTGAACTGGGCGCACTGCTCGCACGGCTGACCGCCCTTCGCGAGATGTCGCTTAACGTCGCCATCGGCCTCGCGGCCGGGCAGTTGATGGAGGTCCAAGCAGCACTCGTGAAGGATCTTGGAACCACCTTCGAGGGCGACGTCGTCAACGTGGCCCGAACCGTGCTCGACGAAGAGCCCGATCTTGGGTCGAACGATCAACTTGCCCACATCTTGGCGCAGGCCATCCTTCATGCGCCGGGCTTCACCATTCGCGGTGGCACGAACGAGATCCTGCGCGGCGTGATTGCGCGAGGAATGGGAGTCCGATGACCACCGACAGTATGAACGCCAGTCAATGCAGCGGGCTGGATGAACTGACCGCGGACGATTTACATTCCCTCGCCTCGATGGCGGAAGCCGTCCTCGCCAACGTGTGCACGCCAGAGCGCCTCGCCGATCCAACGACCACTGCCCACGAGGTCTGGAAGGCGCTCGACAAGGTAGGAGTCACCCGGCTTGGACTCGCCGAGTCGGGCGGTGGCCACGGCGGGGGCCTGCTAGCCGCCACCGAGGTACTCCGCGTCATCGGTGAGAACGCCGCACCCGGTCCCCTCGCCGAGACATCGTTGCTGGCTGGTTGGTTGCTCGAGGTTGCGGGCCGGGTGCAACCGGAGGGTCCCGTGACGACCGGTCGATCCGATCTCGTCGCGACCCGCGAAGACGGGGCTTGGCAAGTCCGTGGGACTGTCTATCGCGTGCCCACAGCGCCCGGAGCGACCATCGTCGCGACCGCTCGCGACGTGGCCGATGCTGAATTGCTCGTCGTATTCGGGGCGAAGGACCACGAACGCGTCGAAGGGCGAAGCCTGGCCCAGGAACCGCGCGACACCATCACAGCCCATGGCCCGGTAGCAGCCGTCCATCCCCTCCCGGCGGGAACCATTGACGAACTACGTCTTCGCGGCGCACTCAGTCGAGCCGCGCTCACGGCGGGAGCATTAGTCCGGGTCCGTGACCGCACACTCGTCTATGCCGGTGAGCGCGAACAGTTCGGACGCCCTCTCTCCGCTTTTCAGGCGGTTCAGCACCAGCTCGCGCACTTGGTAGCGGAATCCGCAGCTGCGGGGGCCGCGGTCGACCAGGCCGTCCGCGCGGCCCTGCAGCACGGCTTCTCGGAGCAGCACACGGCGCTACTGGTCGCGGCCGCAAAGGTACGCAGTGCGCAGGCAGCGAGTACCGGCGCCGCGATCGCCCACCAGATCCACGCCGCACTCGGCATGACTGAGGAACACCCGCTCCACCACCACACCACGCGACTGTGGTCGTGGCGCTCAGAGTGGGGCAGCGAAGCGGAGTGGTCCGCCGCAGTTGCCAGCGCTGCGACCGACGCGGGTTCAACCGGCTTGTGGCCATTACTGACAGGAATCCGATGAGCGACCTTGCCTACGCAACCGGCGACAGAATCGCGACCATAACGCTCAACCGGCCCGACAAGAAGAATGCCTTTACGCTCGACATGGTCGACGCGTGGGCGGCCGCCCTTCGCGAGGCTGCGCGGGATGACAGCGTGCGTGCCGTGGTTGTGGCCGGCGCAGGCGACTCGTTCTGCGCCGGCGTCGATCTTGCTGCGCTGGCTGAAGTTGATGACACTCCCATGGGCCGCAAGTCGATGCTGACCGACCGAGTGCACCAAGTAGCAATCGCCCTCGCCGACCTCGACAAGCCGGTGATTGCAGCCATGCGCGGCGCCGCTGTCGGCGCCGGCCTCGACATGGCTCTCCTGTGTGACATGCGGGTGGCTGGCCGGTCGATCCGGCTGATTGAGGGTTACATCAAGGTCGGGCTGGTCCCTGGCGACGGCGGCGCGTGGCTGCTCCCCCGCCTCGTTGGTACCGCGAAGGCCATGGAGCTCTTGATGACCGGCGACGCAGTCGGCGCCGAAGAGGCGCTGCGACTCGGCCTCGTCAACCATGTATACGCCGACGAAACGGTCCTCGACGAAGCCATGGCCCTCGCCGGACGGATCGCCGCCGCGCCACCGATCCAAATCTCGATGATCAAGCGGCTGGTGCGCTCCGCCGAATCCATCGACCTGCGCACCCACTACGACATGGTGTCCTCGCACTTCGGCATCGTCTCGGCCTTGGAGGACTACGCCGAGGCCCAGCGGTCCTTCAGCGAGAGACAGCCGGGCAACTTTCGGGGCCGCTGACTCCGACGGGGTAAGGGCTCGGCGAGGTCAGCGCCTCTGATCGCTCCGTGACACGGGCTCAGCAGCCAAGCTGTTGGTCCGCGTGTGAGGAGCGATCAACTCCGGGTGGAAATGGGCCACTGTGTCGCGGACCCCGTCTCGCCAAGAGATCTCGCACCGACCGACCAGCTCGATTCGCCGGGTGTTGTCAAAACCGTAGGTCTCTCGTGGCGAGGGGCCCGGAGCAAACGTGATGGGGACTCCCGTGATCGCGGAGACGTGTTCCATCATCTCGCGATGGGTCACCATGTCGTCGCCGCCCCAGTTCACGACCGTGGCAGGCGTGCTGGCCACCTCCCAGAGCAACGGGACTTGGCGTGCGATGTCGGCGGTGTGGATCGGCATGCACCAGTTGTCGTAATCTTCCGGAACCTTGACCGACTCACCGCGCAGCATGATCGCCAGATCTTGGATCGGGACGCCACCCCAGCCCGTAGGCCCGTACGCCACGTTCATCCGTGCGATCGTGGTCGGCAAGCCCAGCACGTTGGCAAAGGCGCGGACAGCTCCCTCTGTCGCGAGCTTGCTGACCGTGTATGCCGGCCGGTAGCCACCCGCGCCATCAAGAGGATCGGTCTCACGATGGGCGTGATCGGGGGCGGCCCGCTGGTAGATGCTGCTGTTCGAAACATGGAGGTATGCCTGAGCGTTCCGGCAGTGCGTCATCAGCCGGCCAGCGGCCGTGCAGTTGACCTCAATGGCCTTGTCGCAGTCATCGACCTCCCTATGAACGGCTGAACTAAGGACATGCGTGAAGTCGTCGGGGAGGTTGCCAAGGTCGGGGCCGGCCATATCCCACACATGCGTCGTGATCCCGGCGGCCGATAGGGACGCCCGCACCGCAGGATCGCTGAACCGGGCGAGACACCACACCTCGTTCTCGCGGGCGAGAATTTCGGCCACGGGACGGGCGAGCAGTCCGGTTGCCCCTGTGATGAGAATTTTAGCGTTGCTGATCATCGAAGACTCCGTCATTCGAGGATGGCGAGAAGGTCGCCGGGGCCGCGCGCCGGTTTCCCATCTTGCTCCCGCCCCTCAGGACGGGTAGGAGTAGATGCCCTGACCGGTCTTGCGACCGAGGCGTCCCGCTGCAACCAGGTTGCGCAGCGTGACAGTTGGTTTGAACCGCTCCCCCAGCGTCTGTTCGAGCGAGCCGAGGATGTGCAGATAGGTGTCCAGGCCGTTGAAGTCGCCGAGCTCCAGTGGACCCATCGGCCAGTTGAAGCCGACCTTGAGCGCCTTGTCTATGTCCTCAGCACTGGCGACCCCTTCCTCCAACATCCGCAAGCACTCAAGACGAACCAAGGCAGAGATCCGGGAGGTAAGAAATCCGGGACTATCCTTGCGGCAGAGCACCGTCTCTTTGCCTAGGGACTCACCCAACGCGATGGCTCGCTCGATGGCCTTCTCGCTCGACTCAAGACCTGCAACCACCTCGACCAGACGCATCAACACCGGCGGGTTGAAGAAGTGAAGCCCCACCAGCCGCGACGCGTGTTCCGGAATGGCCGAACCGATCGCAGTGATGGACAACTGGCTGGTGTTTGTCCCGAGCAGCACATCATCCGGCGCGTGGGCAACGACCTCTACGAAGACCGCCTGCTTGACCTCCAGCACCTCGACGACGGACTCGATAACGACATCGACCTCGGTCACCGCCTCGGCCACCGAGGTGCTCACCGCCACGCGCTGGCGAACAGCGTCGGACTGGGCCTCGCCCAACGTTCCCTTTTTCACCAGCCGGCTGAGACTCTTCTCGATCGCGGTTGTCCCGCTTTCCAATTGCTCTGCGCTGATGTCGACCAGAGCCGCTTCATGACCCGCCGTAGCGACCAGTTGCGCAATACCGCTTCCCATCGTTCCGGCACCAATGACCGCGATCTTCATCGTCCCAGCCTCTCTACCATTCCGAAGCACGCACTCGGCCTGCACAAATATGACAGTATATGAATCATGAGTCTACTGCGAGCCAATCTGATCCGCGTCCGATCGGGAGCAACACATGAGTGAAACCACCCTCGTCGGAGGCGGAGTCGGCCGGCCACGAGAAGGGCCACTAACTGCAACGGACGACATCGCCGGGGCCACCCTTGAGCGCCTCCGGACCCGACGCAATTTCGTAGATGCCCGAACCGGAAGGATCTTGTGATGAGTTCTCCCTTCACGATGCTGCTCAGCGGCGACCTGATGGTCAAGGACGCCGACCGGATGGCCGATCTCCTGGTCCAGAAGGTCGGCGCTCAGGGTCACGCGAACTGGCGCCAGGCGTTCCCTGGGCATCCGTACGTCGCGCACTTCCTGCGCACCCACAAGTCGCTCGCCGTTGCACCCACCCGGCTCGAGCCCCAAGGACACCTCGATGCACCGAACGAGGGCGATCCGATGTTCCCGGTCTACCTGCATAGCCTCGAGGAGTTCCAGGGCGTCTCCCGGCCGATCAAGACCCACGCCACGGTCCTGATCACCGAGGACCTCGAAGCCATGGTGCAGCGACTGCACGAGCGACGCGTGCCCTTCCGGGTCGCACGCCTCACCCCCGAGATGCCCTTCGACCGGATCTGGCTCGGTTGCCTGCCCGAAGACCCGCGCTACCGACCCGATGTCGACGGCGGATTGTGCATCGAGATCATGGCGGCGGGCCCACTGCAGCTGCCTGAGTCGACGTACGACGTGCCGGCGCCTGAGCCGCGCGACCCGCAGCCGGCTGACCTGGTCCGGGTCGTGGCCCGGGGCTTCCTGGTCCGTGACCTGGACGCGATCCTCGCATTGCTCAGCGAAAACCTGGAATGGTCGCCCACGACCATCGAGGAGTTCCCCGAAGAAGGGCTCCGCCGTGCCCGCATGGGCTTCAGCCTCGGCCACAGCGGCACTCTCGACCTCATTGAGCCGACCAAGTGGGCCACCGACGAGAGCCGCTACCTCTACAACTGGGGCCCCGGGCCGTACTACATCCGGCTATCGGCGATCGACCTCGACGCCAAGGCGCAGGACCTCACGGAACGCGGGACCCGATTCACCCGTCACTCCCTCGGCTCTGCCGGCGGTGAACTGATCCGGATTGATCCGGACGAACTGGACGGGGCCCTGATCGAGATCGTCCCCCACACCAGCTGACGACCCGTGTGTGAACCGGGGGCCGCCACGATCGTGGCGGCCCCCGGTTCACGTTTCAGCATCACCCGGTCGGGTCAGAGGCCGAGGTCCTTGGCAATGATTGTCTTCATGATCTCGCTAGACCCCGCATAGATACGAGTGACCCGCGCGTCGGCGTAGGCCTTGGCGATGGGGTACTCGAGCATGTAACCGTAGCCGCCGTACAGTTGAAGGCAGCGATCGACGACACGGCCCTGGAGCTCGGTGCAGAAAAGTTTCACCTTGGCAGCGTCAGCAGGCCCGAGGTCGCCGGACTCATGGGCGAGGAGGGCCCGGTCAAGTATCGACTGTCCTGCCTCGATGTCGGTGGCACACGCCGCCAGCTCGAACTTGGTGTTCTGGAAGGAGCCGACCGTCGTTCCGAACGCCTTGCGCTCCGAGACGTACTCGACCGTCATTTCCAGCACCCGTGACGCAGCCGCCTGGCTGTTGACCGCGATTGACAACCGCTCCTGGGCAAGATTGCGCGTGAGCTGGGCGAAACCCTCCCCCTCCCCGCCGAGCAGGTTCGCCACCGGGACGCGCATGTCGGTGAAGCTCAACTCACCGAGGTCTTGAGACTTCAGGCCGAGCTTTTCCAACCTGCGTCCGCGCTCGAAACCGGCGCTGGCGGCGTCCACGACGAGCAGCGAGATTCCCCTGCGCCCTGCCTCAGGATCGGTCTTAACCGCGACGATGAGCAGGTCTGCCGTGCGACCGTTCGTGATGAAGGTCTTTGCGCCGTTAACGATGTAGTGGTCGCCCTCGCGGACAGCGCGGGTGGTCATTGCCTTGACGTCCGAGCCCGCACCGGGCTCGCTCATCGCCAAGGCGGCGATCGCCTCTCCGGTCGCCAGCCGCGGCAACCATCGTGTCTTCTGCTCGGCGTTGGCGAGCTCAAGGAAGTAGGGCATACAGATGTCGGTGTGCACCCGCAGACCGCCCAGCGCAAGTCCGGCACGCTGCGCCTCCTCGGTGAGGACGACGTTGTAGAGGAACGACGAAGCACCGCCACCGCCGTACTCCTCGGGGATCTGCATCCCGAGCAGGCCCAGCGCGCCAGCCTCGAGCCAGAAATCCCGGTCCGGGTGTCCGGTTGCCTCCCAGTCCTCATAGGCGGGCACGGCCCTGGCCTGGAGGAACCTGCGGACGGTCTCCCGAAATGCCTCGTGATCCTCGGTGAATAGGGTGCGTTGCATCATCGGGATGACTCCGTGTCGAGAAGGTGGATATCGGTGTGCTCAGAGCCGTTCGATGACCAACGCATTGGCCATGCCGCCGTTCTCGCACATGGTCTGCAACCCGTAACGGCCGCCGGATGCTTCGAGCGCGCCGAGCATCGTGGTCAATAGCCGAGCACCGGACGCACCCAGCGGGTGCCCGAGAGCGATCGCGCCGCCCGAAGGATTGACGCGATCTCCGTCGGCCTTGAAGTGCCGCTGCCACGCCAGGGGCACGCTCGCGAAGGCTTCGTTAACCTCGACGTGATCGATGTCGGCCAGCGCGAGGCCAGCGCGAGCCAATGCTTTCTCAGTGGCGGGAATCGGACCCGTCAACATCAGAAGCGGATCCGACCCGACCACCGCCGTAGAAAGAATCCTTGCCCGCGGCCGCAGCCCAAGATGCTCTGCCTTCTGCTCACTCATCAAGAGAAGCACAGCCGCACCATCAGAAATCTGCGACGAGTTGCCGGCCGTTACTCCCCACTCAAGGTCGGGATACCGCTCAGCGGCCGGGTCATCGGCGAAGGCCGGCTTCAGACGGGACAAAGAGTCCGCCGTGGTTTCTGGTCGGATCACCTCGTCCTCGGTGACCTTGCGACGCGGCCCGTCGCCATCAGGCACGATGACGGACACGATCTCACCAGCCATCACCGAACTCGCCGACTTCGCCCGGGCGTGCGAACGAACGGCGTAATCATCCATGTCCCGGCGGGTGATGCCGTAACGCTGGGCAACCAATTCTGCCGCGACGCCCTGCCCAATCAGGCCCGGGGCATAGCGAGTCTGGACTCCCTCCCCGAAGACGTCGGCACCTAGCCGAGCTGACCCCATCGGGACCCGACTCATGGATTCGACCCCACCAGCGATGACGACGTCATAGGCGCCGGCCAGGATCCCGTGCGCAGCGAACTCAACGGCCTGCTGGCCCGAACCGCACCGTCTGTCGATCGTCACCCCCGGCACGTGATCGGGCATCCCGGCCGCCAACCATGCCAGTCGGGCCGGCGTGAAGGCCTGCTCTGAAGCCTGGCTCACGCACCCGATCAAGACATCATCGACGATTGAAGGGTCGACCCCAGTTCGACCGACGAGTCCCACTAGAACCTGCGCAAGCAAATCCACTGGGTGCAGGGATGAGAGCGAACCGCCTGGCCTGTCCCCGCGGGAGAGACGACCACGACCAATCGGGGATCGGACAGCGTCGACGATGACGACCGAATCTCGGCTCACTGGACCACCTTCCCTACGTCGCCGCATCTGCAAGTAACCGTGATGCGCTCCCGGAGCGCTTGCCCGTCGGCGGCGGCCAGCGACCCAACGGATCCAGCCGCCCGTTCAGGCTGACGGACAATAAGCGCAACTCGGTGGTCCTTGTGGTCCCGCCAGCGAGTGGTTGAGCGATCGATCCGGGCACCGGCATCGATTGCAACGCCAGTCGTCGTCGTCACGCCACGTCCCCTCTCACGCGTTGTCGGATGTGATGAAGACTTCGGGCAAGCATCGGCGAGCGAGAACCCGTCATCGTTGCGACACAGGCTCCGTCGATTGTGCGCTGATGGGCACGGCCCCGCGCAGGGATTCCGGTTCGGCGACGAACTGCGGGACAAGCGCGCGGCGCACGACCTTTCCGGTGTCGGTGCGCGGAAGGTCGTGGACGACGAGGACCTGATCTGGCGTCTTCGATCCTCGCAGAGCCGCGCGGACCCAGTCCCGCAACTCAGCGGGATCGGGTGCCTGCCCGGGCCGCGCGACGACTGCAGCGGCGATCCGCTGGCCCCATTCTTCGTCGGGGACACCAACCACAGCTGCTTCAGCGACGGTCGGATGCTGCTCCAGAACCTGCTCGATCTCCGACGGGGCGACATTCTCGCCACCTCGAATGATCGTGTCATCGGAGCGGCCATGAATGAACAAGTAGCCGTCGGCATCGATGCTCGCGAGATCCCGGGTCGCGAACCAGTCGCCAGCGGGCACAACGCCCCGGCCCCGGTACTCGCCCGACACCTGATCGCCTCGGACGAACAACAGCCCGCGTTGGCCCGGCGGCAGGACTCTCCCTTCGGAGTCGCGGACCTCGGCTTCGAGACCATCAACCAGTCGTCCCGTCGAGTTGAGTCGCGCGCGGACGGCCGGGTCGTCACTGGACATCGCAGCACGGTGGTCCTGTGGACCGAGGACCGCAATGGTGGAGCTGGTTTCTGTGAGACCGTACGCGTTGACAAAGTCGGTGTCGGGGAACAGTTCAAGCGCCTTCTCGATCACGCGGGCAGGCATCGCGGCTCCGCCGTATGCGATGGAACGTAGGGTCGCCGGAACCGGATCGCCGGTCGCCTCCAAGTGGGCCACGATCCGGGCGAGCATCGTCGGAACAACCATGGCCTGAGTGATGCCCTCACGGGAGACGCACTCCAACCACCCTGCCGGAGTGAACTGCCGCAGTTGCACCACCCGCCGGCCGGCGTACAAGTTCGTCACCGTGTTGGCGACGCCCGCGATGTGGTATGGCGGAACGGCGACAAGGGCGCAGTCCTCCGGGCCGGCGGCTCCGAAGTCAACGTTCGAGAAGACGTATGACGTCAGGTGCCGGTGGCGCAGGACCGCTGCCTTTGGTGCAGCCGTCGTGCCGCTCGTGTAGAGGAGCAAAGCCACCGAATCGGGGTTGTTCGGCACCGTCCGCTCCGCGGTGCCTGCGGCACGGACAATGTTCGCCCATCCTTCGCGGGTGGCGGATCGACCCGGGTCGGCGCCGATCGCTCGGAGGACGTCGCTTTCCGCGACGACAAAAGCAGCGTCGTTTTCAGCCACTAGCGAGGCGAGTTGCTCGGTGGCGAGCCGGAAGTTCAGCGGCACGAACGGAACACCGGCTGCGCTCGCTGCGAACAGCGACACCGAGAACCACTCGTCGCTGATGCCGATGTAGACAAGGTGGCCAGCGGCACGCTCGCGAAGCGCTGCCGCACCATTCGCCGCCCGACGCTGGAGTTCGGCGGCCGTAATCGGCGCATCGCGCGTTCCGAGCACTGCCCGGTCAGGAATGCCTTCAGCAACCATGTCGAGAAGGAGGTTGAGATCCACTGAGTTGACCTAATCTGATGAAGGCAGGGCTTTGGCCCCGCGCACCTGTAGAAGGCGGCCGTCGACCATCAGCGGACCAGCTCCACCCTTGGAGCACAGCACCTCTAGCCCGGTATTCTCATCGAAGTAGCGCTTGCCCAGTTGGACCGACTCTGCCGAGGCATCCACGCCACCCCCTGCGGGCGCAGCCTCTCCAGCGACGACCATCGGCGCTCCGCCACAGGTGAGCTCAATACATCCAGCAACTGGGCGCACCACGACGACTTGAACCTCGGACACCACGCTCTGCAGCCTGACCCCCGGCTTGCTGGCCACACCCATCACAAAAGACCTTTTCCCTCGCTGTCACATTGTGGATCACATAGTACACGTACCGCATACTTTGTCTAATTCGACGCGAGCAAGCTCCGGCTGGGAACTGGCACCGAAGGTGCGCCTCGCCGCCCAAGCGGCGCCTCATGGCCAGCGGCTCGGCGGAAAGAGAGCTGCTGCGCGCGGCCCCTGCACCCGGCCCCTGCGCCCAGCCCGGCTACACTCGATACAGATACCGTCAATTCTGTTCAGTGACGGCGCTCTTCAAGACCACCGGACGAACTTGGAGGATCCATGCGTTACGTAACATTCGTGGTTTCGACTCCTCTGGGAGCCTCGACACGGGTGGGCTGCTTGACCCTTGCCGGCGACATCATCGACCTTAACCTTGCCTATCGCTCCATGCTCTCGGAGAAGGTCGGCCCGAATCGCGCAACAGCCATCGCAGACGCCATGGTGCCAAACGACCTCATCCAACTTCTCGCCAACGGCCCGCTCGGCCGCGAAGCAGTCGCGGCCGCGCTGCAGTCACTGTCCTCGGATGAACCGGGCACCCGCACCGGTGACGACGACGCAGTCCTCGTGCACGCCCGCAGTGACGTACGGCTCCTGTCACCTCTTCCTCGCCCCACGAGCCTGCGCGACTGCTCGGCCTACGAGCTGCACCTTCACAACTCGACCCGCGGCCAGATCCCGCCTCGGTGGTACGACTCCCCGACGTACTACAAGGGCAATCCAGCCTCCGTGATCGGCGACCGAACAGATGTGCCCCTGCCCGCAGGCGCGAGGAAGTGCGACTACGAGTTGGAATATGCCGCAGTCATCGGTAAAACGGGCCGGGACCTTGACGCCGTCACCGCACTCGACCACATCGCGGGCTACCTAGTCTTCAACGACGTGTCGCTGCGCAGCGTCCAATTCCGCGAGATGTCGGTGGGCTTGGGGCCAGCAAAGTCCAAGGACCTCGACGGCACGAATATCCTCGGACCGGCACTGGTGACACCCGACGAGTGGGATCCGCACGAAGACCGCATCATGCGCGCTTTCGTCAATGGGGAGGAGTGGAGCTCCGGCCTCACGACGTCCATCCACTTCTCCGTCGGCGAGATCCTCAGCCACATCAGCCAGGCGGAGGGCTTGCACGTCGGTGACGTCATCGGAACGGGCACTGTCGGCGGCGGATCGGGCCTTGAAGTCGGGCGCTATCCGGAATCCGGCGACACCGTCACACTCGATATCGAGGGACTGGGCCAGCTCAGCAACACCTGGGGCACAACGGCATCAGCGACGCTTGTTACAGAATGAACAACATTGCGCTACTGTCTGCTGCGTGAGCAAGGGTTCCGTACAGACCTGGGAGCGCATCGTCGACGGTGCGCTCATCGCGCTTGCCCGGCGAGGGCGATACAAGTTTTCCATGACCGACGTGTGCACCGAGTCCGGCGTCTCGCGCGGCACGCTGTATCGCTACTTTGCGGATAAGGAAGACGTGATCGCTGCCGTCGAGGAGCGGCTCGAGACCAGCTTCCGAGATCGTCTGACGACCGCGATCGCTGAGCGCCCCGAACCAGCCGACCGGCTGGAGGTCGTGGGCGCAGCGATCGTTCAGCACCAGGAGGAGTTCCCTGCTTTGGCTTTGCTTGTGCGTACGGAGCCCGGGGTCGTCCTAGAACGCATGTCCGCACGGTTCGATGCTCTCGTTGCGTTGATGCAAGAATGCCTACACCCTGCTCTAACCCAGGCCGAACAGGTGCAGAACGGCACGGTGAGTGAGGAACAGATCGCTCGCATCGTCGTTCACTGCGGCATTTCGCTCACCTGCTTACCTCCCAACAAGTCAAGCACCGCCGAGGAAGTGACAGCGTCGCTGGAGGGTCTGCTGAGCCTCGGCTCGTCTGCGAGAGAATCCAGCAAGCGACACGCCAACTGACAACCGGATCCACCACGCTTGATGTGGCGGCAGTGCTGGTGAATCACGCCGAGACCCGACTCTCCGATTAGCGGTGGCCCGCCAGTCCGTACCGGATTCCTCTGCGGCTCCAGGCAGTGCCGCCGCCGTGAGGATTGGTCGTCGCTATCGCGGCGGGCGGATCGGCCGAAGTCGCTCAGCAGTTCCGACCAGATGACCAGGGCCGATGGGTGTCCGTGGCCGTGGAAAGTCCCCACTGGTGGCCAGGTAGCGGTCCCCAGTCGTGGCCAAATAGAATGTCCCCACTCTTCGTCGTCTCGTTAGAGTTGTTGAGGCCCTGCGTGGTGACGGTGGCAGTTCTAGCCAGCCGACCACCGCCACGCAGGGGACCTCCATTGAAAAGCGCGAGGGAACG
The nucleotide sequence above comes from Nocardioides massiliensis. Encoded proteins:
- a CDS encoding TetR/AcrR family transcriptional regulator, giving the protein MSKGSVQTWERIVDGALIALARRGRYKFSMTDVCTESGVSRGTLYRYFADKEDVIAAVEERLETSFRDRLTTAIAERPEPADRLEVVGAAIVQHQEEFPALALLVRTEPGVVLERMSARFDALVALMQECLHPALTQAEQVQNGTVSEEQIARIVVHCGISLTCLPPNKSSTAEEVTASLEGLLSLGSSARESSKRHAN